In one Ictalurus furcatus strain D&B chromosome 28, Billie_1.0, whole genome shotgun sequence genomic region, the following are encoded:
- the glra4b gene encoding glycine receptor, alpha 4b, translating into MILFKICHLGDVRHQGSCLFGFFCLFCFFKLLSNSKSLSFSVSDSSRLTFGREVKSQNGRPKPMSPSDFLDKLMGKTSGYDARIRPNFKGPPVNVTCNIFINSFGSVTETTMDYRLNVFLRQQWNDPRLAYKEYPDDSLDLDPSMLDSIWKPDLFFANEKGANFHEVTTDNKLLRIFQNGNVLYSIRLTLILSCPMDLKNFPMDIQTCTMQLESFGYTMNDLIFQWLDKGPVQVADDLTMPQFVLKEEKDLGYCTKHYNTGKFTCIEVKFHLQRQMGYYLIQMYIPSLLTVILSWVSFWINMDAAPARVGLGITTVLTMTTQSSGSRASLPKVSYVKAIDIWMAVCLLFVFAALLEYAAVNFVSRQHKELFRLRRRLQEERRQRAASGQFGGAETKSKSNDVTGSTTSYKNTKHCSACAQESAQHNEDFFLSSFGLDVHLSGDGPLSEAAAIFASLPPDHSLFQIRRRFIDRAKRIDTVSRALFPLSFLVFNVFYWLTYKVLRNEDLHTVL; encoded by the exons ATGATCCTTTTCAAGATCTGCCATTTGGGAGATGTCCGTCATCAGGGTTCCtgtctgtttggttttttttgtttgttttgtttttttaaattgttatctaattctaaatctctctctttctccgttTCGGATTCTTCCAGGCTCACTTTCGGCAGGGAGGTGAAATCTCAGAACGGCAGACCTAAGCCCATGTCACCGTCTGACTTTCTGGACAAGCTGATGGGAAAGACGTCAGGCTACGACGCTCGCATCAGGCCCAACTTTAAAG gGCCTCCTGTCAACGTCACCTGCAACATCTTCATCAACAGCTTTGGCTCTGTCACAGAGACAActatg GACTACCGCTTGAACGTGTTCCTCCGGCAGCAGTGGAACGATCCTCGCCTGGCGTACAAGGAGTACCCCGACGACTCGCTCGATCTGGACCCATCCATGCTGGACTCCATCTGGAAACCCGACCTGTTCTTCGCTAACGAGAAAGGCGCCAACTTCCACGAGGTCACCACCGACAACAAGCTGCTAAGGATCTTTCAGAACGGGAACGTCCTCTACAGCATCCG gCTGACTCTGATCCTGTCCTGTCCCATGGATCTGAAGAACTTCCCCATGGACATCCAGACCTGCACCATGCAGCTAGAGAGCT TCGGCTACACCATGAACGATCTGATTTTCCAGTGGCTGGATAAAGGTCCTGTGCAGGTAGCTGATGATTTAACGATGCCTCAATTCGTTCTGAAAGAGGAGAAGGACCTGGGATACTGCACCAAGCACTACAACACCG GTAAGTTCACCTGCATTGAGGTGAAGTTCCACCTGCAGAGGCAGATGGGATATTATCTGATCCAGATGTACATTCCCAGCCTGCTGACGGTCATCCTGTCCTGGGTTTCATTCTGGATCAACATGGACGCCGCGCCGGCTCGAGTCGGCCTCGGCATCACCACCGTCCTCACCATGACGACGCAGAGCTCCGGCTCCAGGGCCTCGCTGCCCAAG gtgtCCTATGTGAAGGCGATAGATATCTGGATGGCGGTGTGTTTGCTGTTCGTCTTCGCTGCGTTGTTGGAGTACGCCGCTGTGAACTTCGTCTCTCGGCAACACAAAGAGCTCTTCAGACTCAGGAGGCGACTGCAGGAAGAGCGGCGTCAAAGAGCC gcTTCAGGTCAGTTTGGTGGAGCTGAGACGAAAAGCAAGAGCAATGATGTTACAGGCAGCACAACATCCTACAAGAACACAAAACACTGCAGTGCTTGTgcacag GAGTCAGCTCAACACAACGAGGATTTCTTCTTGTCCAGTTTCGGTTTGGACGTCCACCTGTCCGGAGATGGTCCCCTCTCCGAGGCAGCGGCCATATTCGCCTCTCTTCCTCCAGACCACTCGCTGTTCCAGATCCGCCGCCGGTTTATCGACCGCGCCAAACGGATCGACACCGTCTCGCGCGCGCTCTTCCCCCTCAGCTTTCTCGTCTTCAACGTCTTCTACTGGCTCACATACAAAGTGCTGCGCAATGAGGATCTGCACACCGTCCTGTGA
- the rpl36a gene encoding 60S ribosomal protein L36a yields the protein MVNVPKTRRTYCKKCKKHQPHKVTQYKKGKDSLYAQGKRRYDRKQSGYGGQTKPIFRKKAKTTKKIVLRLECVEPNCRSKRMLAIKRCKHFELGGDKKRKGQVIQF from the exons ATG GTGAACGTGCCGAAAACTCGCAGGACTTACTGCAAGAAGTGCAAGAAGCACCAGCCTCACAAAGTCACCCAGTATAAGAAGGGAAAGGACTCCCTGTATGCCCAGG GTAAGAGGCGGTACGATAGAAAGCAGAGCGGCTACGGAGGCCAGACGAAGCCTATATTCAGGAAAAAG GCCAAAACCACAAAGAAGATCGTGCTGAGGCTGGAGTGCGTGGAGCCCAACTGCCGCTCCAAGAGGATGCTGGCTATTAAGAGGTGCAAACACTTTGAACTGGGAGGTGACAAGAAGAGAAAG GGCCAGGTCATCCAGTTCTAA
- the LOC128603845 gene encoding immunoglobulin lambda-1 light chain: MLPALCSLLTALSCVSGVTVLTQKPPVLTLTRGQTATMDCNLGTVTVNAAYWYKQVPGGVPQHVLRNYHGWSSPNYGSGFSSPKFTSTHSSKSDYKLIISNVEVGDSAVYYCLTWGDSAKEDVFGQGTKLIVSDAALPDPVLTVLPPSSEELKSNKATLVCLASDLAGGFADVRWLVNENSVTSGVITGSAQQQANKKFTLSSYLTIDSCDWENDKVIACEVSAGGKAASVKIKKSECSE, translated from the exons ATGCTGCCAGCGCTCTGCTCTCTCCTCACTGCTCTCTCAT GTGTCAGTGGTGTGACTGTGTTGACTCAGAAGCCTCCTGTTCTCACGCTGACTCGAGGACAGACGGCCACCATGGACTGTAATCTGGGAACTGTCACTGTTAATGCTGCATACTGGTACAAACAGGTTCCTGGAGGAGTTCCTCAGCATGTGTTAAGAAATTATCATGGCTGGAGCTCTCCTAACTATGGATCTGGTTTCTCGTCTCCTAAATTCACATCAACACACTCCTCTAAATCAGATTACAAACTGATTATCAGTAATGTGGAGGTGGGAGACTCGGCAGTGTATTACTGTTTGACATGGGGCGACTCTGCTAAAGAGGACGTAT TCGGCCAAGGAACAAAGCTGATCGTCAGCG ACGCTGCTCTCCCGGATCCTGTTCTGACCGTTCTCCCTCCGTCCAGTGAAGAGCTGAAGTCTAACAAAGCCACTCTAGTGTGTTTGGCCAGCGACCTGGCCGGTGGTTTTGCTGATGTGCGTTGGCTCGTGAACGAGAACTCGGTCACCAGTGGAGTCATCACCGGCTCTGCACAGCAGCAAGCCAATAAGAAATTCACACTGAGCAGCTATTTGACCATCGACAGCTGCGACTGGGAAAACGACAAAGTCATAGCATGTGAAGTGTCTGCTGGAGGAAAAGCCGCGTCGGTGAAGATCAAGAAGTCCGAATGCAGCGAATGA